Part of the uncultured Desulfobacter sp. genome, TATATGGGACCTTTTCTGGAAGAAGATCAATATGAGGAGTGGTGCACCCACATCAGAGACAAATTTAATTCAGATTTCCTGATAATGCTCAAAGAGATGGCAGATATTTACGAAAAGCAAGGGGACCTGGAAAATGCCCATCACTGCAACGGGAAAATATTCAGCATTGATTCTTTTAATGAAACCGCAGCAAAAAAGATAATGGCCTTCCATTCAGATCAAGGCAATTTTGCCCAGGTAAAACAGATATATAAAACTTACCGGAGCGCCGCACAGGAGATGGCTTGCCCGGTCAGCCCCCATGTGACGGAACTGTATGAAAAGCTTACCCAAAAAAATGATACAATTTAGTCAATCTTTAGTTCCATGTGATATAGCCCCTAAAAACTGGATTATTTATTGTTGAAATGGTTGTCACCTAAAAGTTGCAGTGATATTTTGAAAGACGTTCAAATTCAATGAGTTATTAAGCTTTCGAACTCACCAGCTTTTTGATAAACGATCAACAAATACACTGTGTTGCTATGAGCTTGCATTTTTTAGGTGTCAAGGAGATTAAACACATGGATTCCGGACTCTTGCCCAAAGGAACAAAACGCTGCGCCATGGGAAAATTTTATTTCAGATTAACCGTTGTGGGGGCTGTCCTTCTTTGGGGAGTTTATGCCTGGGTACTGATCTACTGGAAGGGGTTGAATCAAACCAATATGGACGATTACTATGGATTCGCCCTCTGGATCTGGGCAGACCTGGCAGTCATCGCAATTGGCGGCGGTGCGTTTTTCACAGGACTGCTCAAGTATATTTTTAACGTTAAAGAACTTAAAAACATTATCAATTTTGCAGTGATCATCGGATTTGTCTGTTATAGTTCCGCCCTGATGATCCTTGCCATTGACGTGGGACAGCCATTGCGTTTCTGGTTCATTTACTGGCATGCCAACATCCACTCCATGCTGACGGAAGTGGCCTTTTGCCTGACAGCTTATTTTATGGTCCTGACCATTGAATTCATCCCCAATATATTGGAAAACAGGCAAGCCGCCAAAATTTCTTTTTTCAGTCACCTAAGCCACAACATGCACGGCGTCATGGCTGTCTTTGCCGCAACCGGTGCATTTCTCTCCTTTTTTCACCAGGGGTCCCTTGGCGGGGTTTCCGGTGTGATGTTCGGCCGCCCGTTTGCCCTGCGGGAAGGCCTGCTGATCTGGCCCTGGACCTTTTTCTTATACACCTGGTCGGCTGCGGCGTTCGGACCGTGTTTTACATTACTGGTCACAAATATCACCGAAGCCATTACCCATAAAAAGCTGATAAGTGACCAAACGGTTCATCTTCTGGCAAAGATTTCGGGCTGGATGATTGTGTCTTATATGTTTGCCAAGATCATTGATACCATCTACTGGGCAACGGTCACCGCACCCGGACTCGGATTTGAGTTCAGCCATTTTTTATATGAAACACCTCCCTCCAAAAAAGGAATAGTGTCCCGTTGGTTTATGGCTTTTTGTCCCACAACACTTTCATTACCACTACAAGTTGAAGGTATCAAATCAATAAAGCTATTGTCTCTTTTGGGTAAAAATTAAAGCACAGATGACAACTTTTTAAATCATCAGCGGCGGCCGGTTTATACTATAAAAGTTTTATATACGCGGTACCTCTCCAAGGAAGTCCGACAGTTCGTTGTGCAAAAAACCGGCCAGTCATGTTATATTCGCGCTCTAAGGCTTCATTTCAACATCCGACTTTTTATTGCTGAATTAAAAATCTATTGTCTGCTGTACCCCTTTAACCAATATTTGCACAAAATATTTTGATAGATCAATTAACCTTCACAAGGAACAAGTTTCATCCCTAATTCATCAGCCTTTTTTGCCAAATTTTTCAACATCCTTTGTTTGTTGGGCTTGCTTAAGTATTCTTCTCCGAGGTCTCTATATCTGTCTCCATTCTTGATGATGTTGTAAATGGCTTTTGCAATTCTATGGGCTATGGCAACAATCGCTTTTTTGGCACCTCGTCTGGCTTTGAGCTTATAATACTTGGCTTTGTAATATGAACCCTTCGTCTTGATCGCGGCCCAGGCGATCTGGACTAAAATCGTTTTGAATGGATGATTTCGAACCGCGTTCCTGCCACTTTTCCTTTTACCTGCGCTTTCATTGTTGCCAGGGCACAATCCGGCCCATGCAACAAAAGCGACCATGCTTTTAAACTCATTCAGTGTGACCCCGACTTCTCCAAGAACAGATTGTGCTGATTTTTTATCGATTCCGGGAACTTCATCTAGTCTTTCCAGTAAATTTTCGTGGTCACGGGTAAGTATTTCCAATCTGACATTAATCTGTTCAATCTGTTTTTGAAACATCTCAATGGCCTCCATCATGCCAATCAGTTGGAATCGATGATGATCTTTAAAATATCCATGGAGGCTTAGGTACAATTCAGGAATTTTCTTTTTAAGACTTCCTTTTGTGCATTCCTGAACTTTCTCCAAGGTCACTTCATCGTTTTTGCATAACAAATCAATGAGATTCAAACCGGTAAGCCCGAACAAATCAGAAACGACCGAATCAATTTTAATATTTGCCGTGATAAATAGTTTATGAACACGTCGCTTATAATCAGCGAGAGATTCTGTATATATCTTTCTCAATCGGCTTAATTCTCGCCATTCACGGACCTGCTCGGGAGGGATAAAACTCCCTTTTACCAACCCATGACGAAGCAGTCCGGCAAGCCATTTACTGTCACAGATGTCTGTTTTTCTGCCGGGAACATTTTTAATATGCCTGGCATTCACCAAAACAACCTCCATCGTATCTTCGATGGTGTTATAAACCGGATGCCAATAGACCCCGGTACTTTCCATTGCCACTACAGGACAGCGATTTTTAATCAACCATGTTTTCATTTTTTGCAAATCTTGAGTAAATGATGAAAACTCTCGAATCTCATGCTGTTCTTTCCCATTAGCATCAACAGTGATTAAACAGGCCGAAATTTTGTCTTTGTGAACATCCAAACCACAACAAATTGGGTGAACGATTTGGATTAATGTGCTATTTTTCGATCTCCTGGTCATGGCTATCTCCTTATATTTTTCTTGGTCGAAAAAAAAATTTGATAGCTATGACCATTTTTCAAAATTTGCAAGTGTTTCATGCTTCGTTGTGTCCGCTAGGACATGGGGGTTATACAAACAACAGTTTTTACGGCTATTGGATCTTAATTGCTGAAATCGTATTCTGCGGCGTTGCCCCGGGGCTTCTTCTGATCTATAAACCCACACGTGAAAATCCGGCAACGCGTTTGACCGCCATCATTTTAGGCGTAATCGGCATCTGCCTGAACCGCTGGGTCATGGTGCTCCAGACAATGGCCGCCCCGGTCATGAGTTTCGACACCTGGGCGCTATACATACCAAGCTGGCAGGAAGTGGCCACCACAATACTTCCCGTAGCCTACGGCATCATCCTGATCTCGGCTGCATACCGGTACCTGCCGGTATTCCCCCAGGAGATAGAATTGAATGAACCGATGTAACCCGGGCGCAATCCCCGGGGCATCTTACTCCTTCTTTTTAAGGCCGTTTCTGCATATGCCGTCGAGGCGCAACTCAAACTTGTCTATACGGCCAGGGAAAGTATTTTCAAAGGCCTGGAAATCAATGTTCACGGTTTCGGGAGTGAGACAGTCCATGCGCCCGCACCGGGTGCAGTAAAAATGGGGATGGGCCGGGTGCCGGGCATTGGGAGCCATGCCGTAATAGGCGGCCCGGCCGCCGGTGGCGATCCGGCACACGATCTGTTTTTCCACCAGCAGATCCAGGATGCGGTATACGGTTACCCGGTTGATATGGGCGGATTTTACTAAGGTTTCGTGGATATCTGCCGCAGACAACGGGAAATTGTCGGTTCATCCCGGTAGCTACCCAGACAGTGGGACAGGGAGACCTTCCTGCTGAAGCTCTGGAGACAGATGTAAGCCTATAGGGCTGCAGCAATCTGGCAGGCCGCAACGCGAGTGAACCCTGAGCAGGCCTCGAAAGGAAAGTCGTGGATGCCGACCCGCCCAATATTCGGGGAAGGCCGAAGCGGAACGGGGATGTAACCGATCCACTCGTTTCGATCCACCGGGGTAATGGGGGCAGCATGTCAGAAAAGTATTCTGGGTAACGTGGGAGACCCGTCCCGAATGCGGGGTCGCGACCCGTAACAAGCAAGCAGCGTATTGGTTCGGGCGGGAGTCGGAGAGGGCAATAGTACCGATGATGCCGGGTAATGCCGGTTGAGGGAAGGGCCCTTGCTTCTGATATTCTTTTAACGGAAATGAGATGAGGTGATTGGCCGTGGGCCTGGAAACACCAGATAAAATTCGGATTCTCCAGAGAAAGATTTACTTTAAAGCGAAGTCGGAACCGGACTTTCGATTCTACATGCTTTATGACAAGATTTATCGATGCGGCTGAGCCGCCTGGCCGCTTTAAAAATGACGGAGACTGCAACTCCACAGGCAGCCCCGTGGTGGATCGCCACAGGATACACACTACCCGGCGGCTTATCAGCTTGCCGCCGGGTGGATATGGTGCGACAGGGGCCTGTCCCCCGCGCTACATAATCGGACACGGATCTTTTTGATCATTGCCGAAAAGCGCTTTGAACCGGGTGCCGTCCCTGTCCTGCTCCACAGACACTTTCAGAACATCGTACAGCTTTGCCAATTGTTTTATAAGCTGGTCCATACGTGCGTTTTTATACACCAGCAGAACCATACGGCTTTGGGTTGCATCCCCTTCGGGCCGGCATACAATGCCTTCCAGGTTAAAGGCCCTTCTGGCAAAGAGTCCCGTGATCTGGGACATCACTCCCGGATGATTTCTGACCTTAAGTTCAATTATTGTATCGTACATGGTGTTTTCTCCTGTATCATTTCAAGGTTACAGGCCCCGGGAGGGACCATGGGGTAGACATTGGTTGTTTCATTAATGGGGATATGGACCAGGGACGGACCTTTGAATGCCAGGGCCTGGTCAATGGCGTCACGGTTCTCCCCGTTGATGCCCCCATTCCAGGTTCGGATGCCGAATCCTTTGGCAATGGCAATGAAATCCGGAGACCGGGTGAATTTGGATGCAAAAATGTTGTTGGCGTAAAAGAGTTCCTGCTGCTGGCGGACCAGGCCCAGGTGGCCGTTGTCCATGACAAAGATGGTCAGGTTCAGGTTCTGTTCGGCCAGTGTGGCAAGTTCCTGGATATTCATCAGAAAGGAGCCGTCCCCGGTGATGCACACCACCTTTCTTTCAGGGGCGGCAAAGGCTGCCCCCATGGCGGCTGGCATACCGAAACCCATGGTCCCAAGGCCGCCTGACATGAGCAGGGATCTTGGATGCCTGACCGGATAGGCCTGGGCCGTCCACATCTGGTGCTGGCCTACATCCGTAGCCACAACAGTATTTTCCGGAGCCCGGTTGCCGATGTAGCGGATGATGCCGGCCGGATGGGCCGGATTGTCAATATAATCCGCCCGGGTCGGCGCTTTGGAGTTCAACGCGTCAATGTACTGATGCCACGTCCGGCGCCTGGCCTGGGCCACCAGTGGATAAAGCCCTTCAAGCACCGATGCCGCATCAGCGCATACCCCTAAGGTCGCGTTTTTTAATTTGTCAATTTCACTTTCGTCCACATCCACATGAATAATGGCGGCATCCCGGCAAAAGGCTTCGATTTTTCCGGTGGCCCGGTCATCAAAGCGAATGCCTAAGGCAATGATCAGGTCGGCCGAAGCCATGGCCTGATTGGCAAAGGGGGTGCCGTGCATCCCCAGCATCCCAAGATACAGGGGGTGGTCATGGGGCATGGTGCCCAGGCCCATGAGGGTGGAAACCACCGGGATATTGTTCTTTTCCGCTGTCCGGTGCACAAGGCCCGCAGCATTGGATGCAATGACCCCGCCCCCCACATAAAAGAGGGGACGCTGGGCGCGGTTGATCATCTCCGCCATCCGGGCAAGCTGTTCCTGTTCCTGGAACTGCTGTTTTTCAGGGGTTCCGGGTTCAGGGTATTTTTCCAAGGGAGCCGGCCGGGTCTGGACATCCTTGGGTATATCGATGACCACGGGGCCGGGCCGTCCGGATTCGGCGATCCTGAAGGCTTCGGGAATGACGGTTAAAAGGTCTTCTGCGGACTGGACCAGGAAATTGTGCTTGGTTACGGGAATGGTCAGCCCGTAAGTATCCACCTCCTGAAAGGCATCGGTGCCGATGAGTGAGGTGGGCACCTGGCCTGTAATGGCCACAAGCGGAATGGAGTCCAGGTGGGCGTCGGCCAGGGCCGTGATCAGGTTTGTGGCCCCCGGGCCCGAAGTGGCCGTGCATACGGCCGCCCGGCCGGTGGTCCGCGCCCAACCCTGGGCCATGAAGGCGGCGCCCTGTTCGTGCCGGGTCAGGATGTGCCGGATGGGGCTGTGGCAGAGGGCATCGTAGAGCGGCAGGGTGGCCCCGCCCGGGATTCCCCAGATGGTGTCGATACCCTGCCGTTCCAGCAGTTTTACAATTAATTGTGCTCCGTTCAGTGCCATTTGTTTATCTCCCTATGATTAAATTTTGCCAAAAAAAAACCCCCGCCGGCTTTTGCCGGCGGGGGTTTAAAATTAGGTATATGAGTTCAGTCTGCTATGGACATCCCTTCCGGCAACGGTTTCGGCTCACCAAGCCGACGATTACCACAACACCCACGACCACAGACAACACCACCAGTGTGGTGTTGATATTGGCCTGAATGTCAATCATGGAAGGTCTCATAAGTTCCAAATTTAAGTTATTAAGTATCTGGTGATTTGTTAGTTCAAATTTTTTTTAAAGTCAATGGATTTTTTAAATTTGAATACCCGGCCCATAATTCAACGGGTTTGATTGCACAGGTTTTTTTTTATGGGATTTCGCCTTGGCCGGGGTGCAATAATATACAATACAGGCTGTTACCATTCTATTAATTTAGGTTAAGTTTTTAAATTTGTGAAAAGGCGGATAGAAATATCATGATTACCAAACAATCCACAATCTGTAATGCCATGGCCCGGTTAAACCTTAACGGGCTTGTTTCCGGCATGCGGGCGGCGATTCCCATGGCCCTGGGGGTGGCTTCCTAGGGTTTGCTGTTCGGGGTGCTCAGCCGGCATGCCGGTATGGGAAAGTCAGATGCAATTTATATGAGCGCAATTGTTTTTGCCGGGGCCAGCCAGTTTGTGGGGGTTCATTATAAAAAATTTCCAGGAGGTTGATTTTAACGCCATGCAGTTGGGTTTGCCTTCATCGTGGGTTGGCGCGTAGCGCTGACCAAGCTCTTGAGCGTTTTCCGCTCAGCTCGGCATTGCCGCCTACGCCGAGCGGAGGCGGCAACAAAATGTTATCAGCTCACAAACGGTCTTTTGATTTTTTATGGCCTGGGTCGTCTGTCTATAATGGCCTCCAATTGCTTTACAAAAGTCTTTTTCCACAACGGTCGTCCGGTTTGTTCATGCTTTCTGAATGTGCTTGGGTATCCGTAATGGAAAAGGTAAGCAGACGGCAATTTTTAAAAATGGGGGGAGCTGGGCTGGCCGGTCTGACTCTAACTGGATTTACAAATCCGTTTTTCGCACCAAGACGGGTTTTTGCCAATGATTTCGGCACTGCCTGGAAATTTGGTGTCATGGCAGACACCCAATGGGAAGCACCTGCATGGCTCTACGGAGAGCCTGCTTCCTGTGCAACCACGATCATTGATGCCTTGAATGATCAGTTTATTCAGCATGGCTGTAAATTCGTCGTCCAGGTGGGAGACTTCGTGGATGATGAAGAAGATGAAAACGGTGAAAGAACACTGCCCACGCGGCAAGCACATTGCCAGGCACTGTATGATGCCGGAATCGGTTTTTTTCCGGTCCGGGGCAACCATGAGTTAACTGCCCAGGCAGCCCAGGAGATCGTGGATCTGTTTCCCCAGACCCGGGGGCAGGGTGATAATCTCAGTGAGGCAGAAAATTTCGCCAGCCCGGTTATTGGCGCGAGCAGCGAATTCCCCAATGGTGTTCTTGAGGGGTTGAGCTACATGTTTGATGTAAACAATGTACGCTGTGTTTTTATTGACCAGTTTGTCCGGCTGGACGGAAGCAACTACAACCAGCAGGACACGGCAAAATACGAATACACCAACAACACCCTTGACCAGATGGACTGGATTGATTCAGTCCTGTCAGGCACCGGTTCAGACCAGCACACCTTTATGTTTGCCCATAAAAACCTGATCGGTGGAAAACACAAGGACAGCCTTTTTGGCGACAAGATAACTTCAAATCCCACCCAAAGAGATAGATTCATTACCAGCATGTATGAAAACGGCGCTCGTTATTTTATGAGCGGCCATGACCACATGCACTGCAATTCAATTATCACCACTGCCGATGGAACGGCCAGTGTCAACCAGATCATCTGCTCGTCCAACAGCCATAAATTCTACACCCCCAAACCAGGTGACGATGGCCGGGAAATCCCGGTTGACCAGGAGCTTTACAGCGTTGGTTACTATATTGTCACCGTGGACGGCCCGCTGGTTACCGTTGACTTTTACTCTTCCAATACCAGTAAAAAGTACGGTTCAAAGATGACCAAGCCACCGGAATCGTTTACCTTCTACCACCGGGACACCTTTGGCTACGGGTTGAACGGCCAGGAGTTCATCATTGGGCAGGGCGAAGATTACACCGCCATAGCCGATTCTTATGACGGCACCGCCATGAAGATTTTAAGCGGTGTAAACGGCAATGGTGAAACCGATTATCTTGAACGGGATCTGTCCAAAGCGATCTATACCGGCTGGCAGGACAGCAGCGGCGTCAATGGTGCAACAGGTAAAATACTCGCCCTCTGGGGCCTTGAGGACAACCTTAGCCTTTACTCTTCTGAAGACCCGAGTACGATATACATGCCCAACAGCGACGAAAGCATGGATACCGACACATATACCCTGTCCATGACCTATAACCCAAGGAGAGTCCGCAGATCCAAGCTTGCCAGGGGTAAATTCGGTATTGCAGCCAAAGACAGTGACGGAAACTGGGTCAATGCCGTGGATTTGAACTCTGAAGGGGCTTCGGAATTTGTGTATGGTCCCTGGAAATCCAGCTACAAAATAGGCACCTGGGGAGCTGATCCGTCAACGGCAACTGTCTGGGCCGTCATTAACCATTGCGGTGAATTTGTAACCAAATTTTTGTAACATTCAATATACGATCACATTACAATACAAAAAAAATTAAGCAGGAGATATAAATAATGAAATTGTTAAGAAATAGCGCTCTGGCCTTTTGCCTTGTTTTGTCTGTTTGTCTCTTTGCCCCTGCAGCCGGTGCAGTGGTCATTGATTTTGAAAACCTTGCCCATGATGGCGATGATACAGGGGATTATTTTTCCACCTATACTGAAGACGGATTTATTCTCAACAGTTATTACGACAATGAACTTTCCGAAGATCTGACGGTTTTCGGTACCGCCACCGGGAATGCATACGCCGGCTCAACCATGCTCATGAATGACGGATGGGACCCCCTGACAGTACTGACGGCTAAAAACGGTGCTACCTTTACCCTTAACGCCATTTCCCTTTGCGAGCTTTCCATTGCCAATACGGAATCTTATACCATTACCTTTACCGGCGTTCTTTCCGATGGCAACACGGTCACCCAGAACCTGACCCTGGACGGTACTTTCGGCATAGCAACCTACTCCTTTGGCAGCAACTTTACAGATCTTGTTTCAGTAAACTGGGATGCCGGCGATTACGGTGTTCAGTTTGACAATATCAATGCATCATCAAGCCCGGTTCCGGTTCCGTCTGC contains:
- the nrfD gene encoding NrfD/PsrC family molybdoenzyme membrane anchor subunit; this translates as MDSGLLPKGTKRCAMGKFYFRLTVVGAVLLWGVYAWVLIYWKGLNQTNMDDYYGFALWIWADLAVIAIGGGAFFTGLLKYIFNVKELKNIINFAVIIGFVCYSSALMILAIDVGQPLRFWFIYWHANIHSMLTEVAFCLTAYFMVLTIEFIPNILENRQAAKISFFSHLSHNMHGVMAVFAATGAFLSFFHQGSLGGVSGVMFGRPFALREGLLIWPWTFFLYTWSAAAFGPCFTLLVTNITEAITHKKLISDQTVHLLAKISGWMIVSYMFAKIIDTIYWATVTAPGLGFEFSHFLYETPPSKKGIVSRWFMAFCPTTLSLPLQVEGIKSIKLLSLLGKN
- a CDS encoding IS110 family transposase; this translates as MTRRSKNSTLIQIVHPICCGLDVHKDKISACLITVDANGKEQHEIREFSSFTQDLQKMKTWLIKNRCPVVAMESTGVYWHPVYNTIEDTMEVVLVNARHIKNVPGRKTDICDSKWLAGLLRHGLVKGSFIPPEQVREWRELSRLRKIYTESLADYKRRVHKLFITANIKIDSVVSDLFGLTGLNLIDLLCKNDEVTLEKVQECTKGSLKKKIPELYLSLHGYFKDHHRFQLIGMMEAIEMFQKQIEQINVRLEILTRDHENLLERLDEVPGIDKKSAQSVLGEVGVTLNEFKSMVAFVAWAGLCPGNNESAGKRKSGRNAVRNHPFKTILVQIAWAAIKTKGSYYKAKYYKLKARRGAKKAIVAIAHRIAKAIYNIIKNGDRYRDLGEEYLSKPNKQRMLKNLAKKADELGMKLVPCEG
- a CDS encoding transcriptional repressor produces the protein MSAADIHETLVKSAHINRVTVYRILDLLVEKQIVCRIATGGRAAYYGMAPNARHPAHPHFYCTRCGRMDCLTPETVNIDFQAFENTFPGRIDKFELRLDGICRNGLKKKE
- a CDS encoding ACT domain-containing protein; translated protein: MYDTIIELKVRNHPGVMSQITGLFARRAFNLEGIVCRPEGDATQSRMVLLVYKNARMDQLIKQLAKLYDVLKVSVEQDRDGTRFKALFGNDQKDPCPIM
- the ilvB gene encoding biosynthetic-type acetolactate synthase large subunit is translated as MALNGAQLIVKLLERQGIDTIWGIPGGATLPLYDALCHSPIRHILTRHEQGAAFMAQGWARTTGRAAVCTATSGPGATNLITALADAHLDSIPLVAITGQVPTSLIGTDAFQEVDTYGLTIPVTKHNFLVQSAEDLLTVIPEAFRIAESGRPGPVVIDIPKDVQTRPAPLEKYPEPGTPEKQQFQEQEQLARMAEMINRAQRPLFYVGGGVIASNAAGLVHRTAEKNNIPVVSTLMGLGTMPHDHPLYLGMLGMHGTPFANQAMASADLIIALGIRFDDRATGKIEAFCRDAAIIHVDVDESEIDKLKNATLGVCADAASVLEGLYPLVAQARRRTWHQYIDALNSKAPTRADYIDNPAHPAGIIRYIGNRAPENTVVATDVGQHQMWTAQAYPVRHPRSLLMSGGLGTMGFGMPAAMGAAFAAPERKVVCITGDGSFLMNIQELATLAEQNLNLTIFVMDNGHLGLVRQQQELFYANNIFASKFTRSPDFIAIAKGFGIRTWNGGINGENRDAIDQALAFKGPSLVHIPINETTNVYPMVPPGACNLEMIQEKTPCTIQ
- a CDS encoding metallophosphoesterase; the protein is MGGAGLAGLTLTGFTNPFFAPRRVFANDFGTAWKFGVMADTQWEAPAWLYGEPASCATTIIDALNDQFIQHGCKFVVQVGDFVDDEEDENGERTLPTRQAHCQALYDAGIGFFPVRGNHELTAQAAQEIVDLFPQTRGQGDNLSEAENFASPVIGASSEFPNGVLEGLSYMFDVNNVRCVFIDQFVRLDGSNYNQQDTAKYEYTNNTLDQMDWIDSVLSGTGSDQHTFMFAHKNLIGGKHKDSLFGDKITSNPTQRDRFITSMYENGARYFMSGHDHMHCNSIITTADGTASVNQIICSSNSHKFYTPKPGDDGREIPVDQELYSVGYYIVTVDGPLVTVDFYSSNTSKKYGSKMTKPPESFTFYHRDTFGYGLNGQEFIIGQGEDYTAIADSYDGTAMKILSGVNGNGETDYLERDLSKAIYTGWQDSSGVNGATGKILALWGLEDNLSLYSSEDPSTIYMPNSDESMDTDTYTLSMTYNPRRVRRSKLARGKFGIAAKDSDGNWVNAVDLNSEGASEFVYGPWKSSYKIGTWGADPSTATVWAVINHCGEFVTKFL